AATATCTCCGGACGGCACTAAGGCCGCCTATGTCAGCGGCCATAATCTCTATGTGGAAGATCTTGCCAGCGGCAAAACAGAGCAGCTGACCAAAGACGGGTCCCGCAGGCTTATCAATGGCACGTTCGATTGGGCCTATGAAGAGGAGTTCAGCTGCCGCGACGGCTTCCGCTGGAGCCCGGATGGCAAAAATATTGCCTACTGGCAGATCGATGCCGGCAAGATCCGGGATTTCCTGATGATCGATAATACGGACTCTGTCTATTCCTACACCATCCCGGTGGAATACCCCAAGGCAGGGGAAAGCCCCTCCGCCTGCAAAGTGGGCGTTGTTAACCTGCAAAGTAAAAAGACCACCTGGATGCAGGTGCCGGGCGATCCGCAGCAGCATTATATTCCCCGCATGGAATGGCTACCCGGTAAAAACGAACTGATCATCCAGCAACTCAACCGCAAGCAAAATACCTCCCGCCTGATGCGCTGCCAGGCAGACGGGAAGGTGCAAACGATTTATACGGAAAAGGACGAGGCCTGGATAGATGTGAAATCCCGCTGGGACAATGATGATATCACCGGCTGGGACTGGGTGCAGGATGGCAAAGCCTTCATCTGGGTCAGCGAGAAGGATGGCTGGAGGCACCTCTACAGCATTTCGGCGGACGGTAAAAAAGAACAGCTGCTCACACCCGGCAATTACGATGTGATCAACATCAGTCTTATTGACGAAAAGAACAAGGTCATCTACATACACGCTTCCCCGGAAAATGCCACGCAGCAGTATCTCTACCGCGTACCGCTGTCCGGCGGCCCGGCGGAAAAGGTAACACCGGCCGACCAGCCGGGCACGCACAAATATGATATTTCGCCTAACGGGCGGTTTGCTACCCACGTTTTCGAGAACCATGCCATGCCTCCGGTCAGCGAACGTATTTCCCTGCCGGACCATAAAAGCCTGACTGGCAAGAACTTTGGTGCTGATGCTGCAAGAACTGCTGCAAAGCAAAGTCCCGTCAGCTTCTTCCAGGTAACTACGGAAGACGGGGTTACGATGGACGGCTGGATCGCCAAACCAGCCAACTTTGATTCCACGAAGAAATACCCCGTGGTCTTCTATGTATATGGAGAGCCTGCCGGCTGTACTGTGGAAGACGGTTTTGGCGCCGGGCGCAATTTCCTGTATGCGGGAGATATGTCAGGCGACGGCTATATCTACATCTCGCTGGATAACCGCGGTACCCCGGCCCCGAAAGGCCGTACCTGGCGCAAAAGCATCTATCGCAAGATCGGCCGCCTCAATGCGCGGGACCAGGCAATGGCCGCGAAAGAAATTCTGAAATGGCCTTATGTGGATAAAGACCGGATCGCGGTATGGGGATGGAGCGGAGGAGGCTCCATGACCCTGAACCTGCTTTTCCAGTACCCCGAGATCTATAAAGCCGGCATCGCTATTGCTGCCGTGGCTTCCCAGCTGACGTACGACAATATTTACCAGGAGCGCTATATGGGCCTGCCGCAGGAGAACAGGGAAGATTTCACCGACGGCTCGCCGATCACTTACGCCAGCCGTCTGCAGGGCAAACTGCTGTACATCCACGGTACCGGGGATGACAACGTACATTATCAGAACGCGGAATTGCTGGTGAACGAGCTGATCCGGCATAGGAAGATATTCCAGTTCATGCCCTATCCCAACCGCACCCACAGCATCAGCGAAGGAGAGGGGACGTTTGAGCATCTTTCTACACTGTACACCCACTTCCTGCGGGAAAACTGCCCACCCGGAGGCCGGTAACAGGCAGGAGTGGGGTTAATGTCGTTGCTCAATAAAGCTATTGAATAGCTGAGCTCTTTTCGATAGCTTTGTGCTAAAGCAAAAGCGAACAGGGGATGAACAAAAGAGAATTTAAGGATAATGTCTACACCGAGTTGTCGAAAGTAGCCAAAGCGATGGCCAATCCTCATCGGCTGGAAATCATAGATCTGCTGGCACAGGGGCCATTTTCGGTAGAGCAGATCGCTGGTTATGCCGGCATGTCTGTTGCCAATGCATCACAACATCTGCAAACATTAAAAAATGCCAAGCTTGTTAAAGTATCAAGAAATGGCAACTTTATTCATTATACATTGACGGGTGCAAATGTCTTCGATGCCTGGGCAGGGCTGCGCGAACTTGGTTTTGCGTACAACGCGCAGGTGGAAAAGGTAATTCATGATTTCAGAAAAGGCCATAACAGCGGGATGGATGCTGTAGACGCAGCGTCATTGCAAAAACTGCTGGATCAGGATGAGATCATACTGTTAGATGTCAGGCCGGAAGAAGAATACAACCGCGGGCATATTCATAAGGCAATATCCGCTCCCGTTGAAAAGCTGGAATCCTTCCTCAGAAAGCTGCCCAGGGGGAAAATGATCGTAGCCTACTGCCGTGGCCCGTTCTGTGTGTATGCCGATGAAGCCGTTGCGCTACTTAAAGGCAAAGGCTACAAGGCCAAAAGAATGGATCAGGGCTACCCGGAATGGCAATTGAAAGGCTACCCGATTGAAATTTCAGCAGAGCAATAGCGTGTAGTGAGGCATATACATTAGTTGAAAGTGGTAGAAGTTCTGCCACTTTTTTTTATGCGCATAACTGCAATTGCAGTGTCAAACTTGTCCCATCTATTCAATAATTACATTGAATAGATGGGGCTTTCCATTACCTTTACGACGAACTTAAAACAGTGCTTTAATGAGAACACCTGCAATTGCCGTTGTTCAGTGTCAGAGGTGTGCTGTTTCCTGAATGCATAAAAACTGATTATGGAGGAGATCAGATTAGGATTAAAAGAAAACTGGAAACAGTTCGCCCTGCTGGTGCTGGTGAATATGCTGGTAGGTGGAATGGTCGGTCTGGAAAGAACGGTCGTACCACTGGTAGGCACCGATGAATTCAAGATCGGTGCTGAAATTGTTATTTTCTCTTTCATCATAGCCTTTGGCGTAGTGAAAGCCTTTACCAATCTTATATCGGGCGTACTGGCCGACAAATACACCCGGAAGCGGATTTTAATTACCGGTTGGTTGGTTGGCCTGCCGGTACCCTTCCTGCTTGCCTGGGGTCCGGCCTGGAACTGGATCATCGCAGCCAATATACTGCTGGGCATCAGCCAGGGACTTACATGGTCCATGACCGTAAACATGAAAATTGACCTGGTTGGCCCTAAGAAGAGGGGCTTTGCGATGGGGCTTAATGAAGCCGCCGGATACGGCGCAGTTGGCCTCACAGCCTTGCTTACCGGGTATCTGGCTGCCAGATACGGCTTGCGGCCAGCGCCATTCTACATCGGCATCCTGTATAGCATCGCAGGGCTGGCCTTGTCCATATGGCTTGTACGGGATACGCGCGCCCATGCCCGCCTTGAGTCAGTGCAGGTTGCACAGCAACAGGCTCCCGGCGAAAAGTTTCATAAGCCCAACCTGTTGTGGGTATTCCGCGAAACGTCGTTCAGGAACAGGAACCTGTTTGCCATTTCCCAGGCCGGCCTGATCAACAATCTGAACGATGGAATGTCCTGGGGCGTCTTTCCCTTGCTGTTCATATCAGCGGGCGTAAGCCTGGAAGGCGTTGGCTGGATTAAAGCGGTATATCCTGTGGTATGGGGTTTCGGTCAGATCGTCACCGGGCCCCTTGCGGACAAAATCGGCAGAAAGCCGCTGATCGTATGGGGCATGTTCGTACAGGCATTCGGGCATATGGTGATCGGGAGTACATTCCTGCCCGCGCTTGCAGCGGGACTGACCGGCTCTGTGTTGCTGGGCATTGGCACAGCAATGGTCTACCCCGCACTGCTGGCAGCAGTCAGTGATACCGCACATCCATCCTGGCGGGCTTCCTCTCTTGGGGTTTACCGGTTCTGGAGAGACATCGGCTATGCAGCAGGGGCGTTAATGGCAGGGGGCGTAGCAAGCCTGTTCGGCCTTGTATGGGCCGTACATATTGCCGGGATCATTACTTTCCTGTCCGGCCTTGTGGTGATGGTGAAAATGAAAGAAAGCAAAGCGTATCAGTAACATACCCACCAACGGGGGCAAAGCTATCCGCTTATCCTTATTCAGGTACTTTATCAGGCTGTATCTTCCGCTCACATTTTTCTTTTCCGTTTTTTCCCTTTTACTTTGCCTGTTCAATTAAAAACAATGTCCAGAACCACTATCATCGGCATCGCAGCCATCATCCTTGTGATCATCAGCGCTTTTCTTCCGTGGATATCCATCCATGCGGACGGGCAGCATATGGTATTCACGGGCCTGAATACCGAAGGGTCCAGCTTCGGGGAGCCGGGTAAATTAAGTATAGGTGTGTCTGTATTGATACTGGTATTGTTTCTTCTTCAAAAACAATGGGCGCTGCGCGTGAATCTTTTTACCACCGCTTTTCTGGCGGCATGGACTTTCCGGAATATGCTGATCTTTTCCCGTTGCGAGATGGGCATCTGCCCGGAGCAGAAAGCCGGCCTTTACCTTTCCATGCTGGGCGCTTTCGTGGCCTTTGGCTGTGTGGTCTTCCACCGGAACCGGCGGGCACGGCGGCAGTGAACCGGTGTTCAGTACCCGTAAACCCGTAGCAGGATTTTCTTCTGTACCCCAAAAGCCTGTAAAGCAAACCCTGTATTTACATCACCGTACCCTGTGAAGCTTTTCCAGTATAGGACAAAAGCTCCACCATCCGCTCGTGTCAGGTAGATAAAGTACCTATAAGGTACTGTTAAAGTACTGTTAAAGTACTGTTATAGTACCCATAAGGTACCTTTATAAAGAGGTGCTTTATCAATGCTTTGATAGCGGTATGATAGTATGATGGATATTCCTCAAACTGCTCACTTCTCCCCATTGCCAACGGGCTATCAATGCATCATTCATGGCGATCCGCCTCAATAGCCCAAAGGCACGGGCTGACCCGGTGGGACGGGATCAAATAAAAGCGGGTGGCTCCGATCAGGGCCGCCCGCTTTTATTGAAAATACCCGTTTAATTTTATGAAGAAGGGAATCACCCGGCGCCCGCCCGCTATATCGCGGAAGTGATCAGGTATGATGCCAGCAGCACCAATGATCCGGTGATCAGGTAACGGAAGGCAAGCCGCACAGGGCGTTGCCCGGTAATGCGGGATTTCAGCATGGCAAATACCAGGAGAAAAACAAGACTGAGTGTGAGGCTCACCTTGGCGGCGGCGTTGAAATCCTCCTGCATCAAAAACGGCAGAAAGGCCACCAGTCCACCCAGCAGGAAAAATATGCCGGTAGCCAGCATGCTCCTGACCGCGGGCAGCCAGCTGTAGCCGCGGAGCTGCACCTGTTCCTGCCGCAGGGTCTGTTCCCACTGCTGCTGGTCCTGCTGCATTTCATCCGCAATATGGGAGATGGTGTCCTGCGTGAGGTCCAGCCCCTGCAATTTCCGGTGCTCTTCGGGGCTCATCCTGCCTTCATCGTCATGTTCCCCGCGGTTGGCACGGAATACAGCGATCATCATCAGCAATGTGGACGCGCCGAGCAACAGCAGGTGAATGGTATAGAAAGCCTGCACGGTGAGGGCTTTGGTATAGAGTATCTGTGTGGAGAACAGCAATAGCAACAGCCCGTCGGGGAAGCCGATCATCATATCTGTTTTCCATCCGGAGCTGCGTATGGCCTTATGTTGCGTCATTGGTAAGTGTTTCAAGGCTTTTTTGAATAATGCCCACACATTCGTCTACCTGCTGCGCATTGATCAGCAGGGGCGGGGCGAAGCGGATCTTGTCCCCATGCGTTGGCTTGGCCAGCAGGCCGTTTTCTTTGAGGGCCAGGCACAGCTCCCAGGCTGCGTCTTCATGCGGGTGGTTGATCACAATGGCGTTGAGCAACCCTTTCCCTCTAACGAGACTGATGAAGGGGGAACGGATGGCTGTTATGCCTTTCCGGAGGCGTTCGCCCATCACAACAGCATTTTCCGCCATGCCTTCGTCCCGCAGCACTTCCAGCGCGGCCATGGCGACTTTACAGGCGAGGGGATTGCCGCCATAAGTGGAGCCGTGTTCGCCGGGCCGGATGGTCAGCATCACTTCATCGTCCGCCAGCACGGCGGATACCGGCAGCATGCCGCCGGAAAGGGCTTTACCGAGGATCAGGACGTCCGGGCGCACATTTTCATGGTCACAGGCCAGCAGTTTGCCGGTACGGGCCAGGCCGGTCTGTATCTCATCAGCCATGAACAGCACTCCGGCATCGCTGCAGTATTGCCTGGCTTTGGATAAATAGCCTTCATGCGGCACCATCACACCGGCTTCACCCTGGATGGGCTCTACCAGGAATCCGGCAACATCTTTATCCTGCAGCGCCTGTTCCAGCGCGGGCAGGTCATTAAAGGGAATCACTTCGTAACCGGGCATATAAGGCCCGAAGTCTTTCCTGGCCTGGGGGTCTGTACTGAAAGACACCACATTCAGTGTACGGCCGTGAAAGTTGTTGGCGCATACGATGATCTTCGCTTTGTTCTCCGGAATGCCTTTTACGGCATATCCCCATTTGCGGCACAGCTTGAGGGCCGTCTCCACCGCTTCCACCCCCGTATTCATCGGTAAAACCTTGTCGTACCCGAAATATCGGGTAATATAGGCGGAGTACTCACCCAGCAGATCGCTGTAAAAGGCGCGGGAGGTAAGGGTGAGCCGTGATGCCTGTTCTACCAGCGCCGCCACTATCTTCGGATGGCAATGCCCCTGGTTAACGGCGGAGTAACCGGACAGAAAATCATAATATCGCCTGCCGTCCACATCCCACACAAAAACACCTTCACCTTTGGTCAATACCACCGGCAGGGGATGATAATTATGCGCGCCGAACTGTTCTTCAAGGCCGAGGAAATGCTGTGTTTGCTCACTGATCATGTAATCTGGTA
This genomic stretch from Chitinophaga sp. XS-30 harbors:
- a CDS encoding S9 family peptidase; translation: MLLVITAPVFAQELKWTRNGEGIWREEDGAIVAYQANDNQRMIKVPAAALTPEGRNTPLDISNFSFTPDEKQLLVFTNTRRVWRYHTRGDYWIYDTGTGRLRQLGKSLPESSLMFTKISPDGTKAAYVSGHNLYVEDLASGKTEQLTKDGSRRLINGTFDWAYEEEFSCRDGFRWSPDGKNIAYWQIDAGKIRDFLMIDNTDSVYSYTIPVEYPKAGESPSACKVGVVNLQSKKTTWMQVPGDPQQHYIPRMEWLPGKNELIIQQLNRKQNTSRLMRCQADGKVQTIYTEKDEAWIDVKSRWDNDDITGWDWVQDGKAFIWVSEKDGWRHLYSISADGKKEQLLTPGNYDVINISLIDEKNKVIYIHASPENATQQYLYRVPLSGGPAEKVTPADQPGTHKYDISPNGRFATHVFENHAMPPVSERISLPDHKSLTGKNFGADAARTAAKQSPVSFFQVTTEDGVTMDGWIAKPANFDSTKKYPVVFYVYGEPAGCTVEDGFGAGRNFLYAGDMSGDGYIYISLDNRGTPAPKGRTWRKSIYRKIGRLNARDQAMAAKEILKWPYVDKDRIAVWGWSGGGSMTLNLLFQYPEIYKAGIAIAAVASQLTYDNIYQERYMGLPQENREDFTDGSPITYASRLQGKLLYIHGTGDDNVHYQNAELLVNELIRHRKIFQFMPYPNRTHSISEGEGTFEHLSTLYTHFLRENCPPGGR
- the rocD gene encoding ornithine--oxo-acid transaminase yields the protein MVPDYMISEQTQHFLGLEEQFGAHNYHPLPVVLTKGEGVFVWDVDGRRYYDFLSGYSAVNQGHCHPKIVAALVEQASRLTLTSRAFYSDLLGEYSAYITRYFGYDKVLPMNTGVEAVETALKLCRKWGYAVKGIPENKAKIIVCANNFHGRTLNVVSFSTDPQARKDFGPYMPGYEVIPFNDLPALEQALQDKDVAGFLVEPIQGEAGVMVPHEGYLSKARQYCSDAGVLFMADEIQTGLARTGKLLACDHENVRPDVLILGKALSGGMLPVSAVLADDEVMLTIRPGEHGSTYGGNPLACKVAMAALEVLRDEGMAENAVVMGERLRKGITAIRSPFISLVRGKGLLNAIVINHPHEDAAWELCLALKENGLLAKPTHGDKIRFAPPLLINAQQVDECVGIIQKSLETLTNDAT
- a CDS encoding VIT1/CCC1 transporter family protein; its protein translation is MTQHKAIRSSGWKTDMMIGFPDGLLLLLFSTQILYTKALTVQAFYTIHLLLLGASTLLMMIAVFRANRGEHDDEGRMSPEEHRKLQGLDLTQDTISHIADEMQQDQQQWEQTLRQEQVQLRGYSWLPAVRSMLATGIFFLLGGLVAFLPFLMQEDFNAAAKVSLTLSLVFLLVFAMLKSRITGQRPVRLAFRYLITGSLVLLASYLITSAI
- a CDS encoding MFS transporter; this translates as MEEIRLGLKENWKQFALLVLVNMLVGGMVGLERTVVPLVGTDEFKIGAEIVIFSFIIAFGVVKAFTNLISGVLADKYTRKRILITGWLVGLPVPFLLAWGPAWNWIIAANILLGISQGLTWSMTVNMKIDLVGPKKRGFAMGLNEAAGYGAVGLTALLTGYLAARYGLRPAPFYIGILYSIAGLALSIWLVRDTRAHARLESVQVAQQQAPGEKFHKPNLLWVFRETSFRNRNLFAISQAGLINNLNDGMSWGVFPLLFISAGVSLEGVGWIKAVYPVVWGFGQIVTGPLADKIGRKPLIVWGMFVQAFGHMVIGSTFLPALAAGLTGSVLLGIGTAMVYPALLAAVSDTAHPSWRASSLGVYRFWRDIGYAAGALMAGGVASLFGLVWAVHIAGIITFLSGLVVMVKMKESKAYQ
- a CDS encoding metalloregulator ArsR/SmtB family transcription factor; the encoded protein is MNKREFKDNVYTELSKVAKAMANPHRLEIIDLLAQGPFSVEQIAGYAGMSVANASQHLQTLKNAKLVKVSRNGNFIHYTLTGANVFDAWAGLRELGFAYNAQVEKVIHDFRKGHNSGMDAVDAASLQKLLDQDEIILLDVRPEEEYNRGHIHKAISAPVEKLESFLRKLPRGKMIVAYCRGPFCVYADEAVALLKGKGYKAKRMDQGYPEWQLKGYPIEISAEQ